In Actinomycetota bacterium, the following are encoded in one genomic region:
- the malQ gene encoding 4-alpha-glucanotransferase: MSAGLAELAEAYGVATSYRGQDGRHVVVGADTVEAVLQVFGVDCSDGGIAAALAEVRLRPWRRTLPAVQVAVAGEGGHVRVHVRHGTAVQVYVEPEGDGPPVRLGQVDRWVEPVEVDGHLVGEATFAISRELPPGWHTLVATTDDQRATCPLVLTPRRLREPVGPRQWGIMAQLYQARSRRSWGVGDLADLADLAAWSAHHWGADFVLVNPLHAASPVPPMEPSPYLPVTRRFANPLYLRVEDIEEFGYLSPAARQRVSQLARAVQADTVAADLIDRDRSWAAKAQALELVRAVPRTPGRQAVFEAYLDREADGLVDFATWCALVETYGADAADWPPGLSSPHDWAVAAERTRLADRIAFHCWIQWVLDEQLATAQRAAITAGMRTGVVHDLAVGVHPGGADAWALGELLAQGMSVGAPPDMYNQLGQNWSQPPWRPDALAEAGYAPYRDMLRTILRHAGGIRVDHVLGLFRLWWVPAGQPASAGTYVRYDHDALVGILVLEAARAGAFVVGEDLGTLEPWVQDYLGDRGVLGTSILWFEADGEVVRPPATWRQRCLASITVHDLPPTAGFLAGEHVRIRSDLGLLTRPEAAEQAAHAADLGRWTELLVRHGWLAADRVHDTDEVVLALHRGLASSPSLLLGVALPDLVGDRRAQNQPGTYREYPNWQLPLHDGAGRPVLLDDLPDVDLVRRVAGVLRGERGRP; the protein is encoded by the coding sequence TTGTCCGCCGGTCTCGCCGAGCTCGCCGAGGCGTACGGCGTCGCCACGTCGTACCGGGGCCAGGACGGCCGGCACGTGGTGGTCGGTGCCGACACCGTCGAAGCCGTGCTGCAGGTGTTCGGGGTCGACTGCTCGGACGGCGGCATCGCCGCTGCGCTGGCCGAGGTTCGCCTGCGTCCGTGGCGACGGACGCTTCCGGCCGTTCAGGTGGCCGTCGCCGGCGAGGGCGGCCACGTCCGAGTGCACGTCCGGCACGGCACAGCGGTCCAGGTGTACGTCGAGCCCGAAGGCGACGGCCCACCGGTCCGGCTCGGTCAGGTCGATCGCTGGGTCGAGCCGGTCGAGGTCGACGGGCACCTGGTCGGTGAAGCCACGTTCGCGATCTCGCGGGAACTTCCGCCCGGCTGGCACACCCTGGTCGCGACGACGGACGACCAGCGGGCGACGTGCCCGCTGGTGCTGACTCCCCGCCGGCTGCGGGAACCGGTCGGTCCGCGGCAGTGGGGCATCATGGCGCAGCTTTACCAGGCACGGTCGCGCCGCTCCTGGGGGGTCGGCGACCTGGCGGATCTGGCCGACCTCGCCGCATGGAGTGCGCACCACTGGGGCGCGGACTTCGTGCTGGTCAATCCGCTGCACGCGGCCAGCCCTGTCCCCCCGATGGAGCCCTCGCCGTACCTGCCCGTCACGCGCCGCTTCGCCAATCCGCTGTACCTTCGCGTCGAGGACATCGAGGAGTTCGGATACCTGTCTCCTGCTGCGCGGCAACGGGTCTCGCAGCTGGCCCGAGCCGTGCAGGCCGACACCGTGGCGGCCGACCTGATCGACCGGGACCGGTCGTGGGCGGCCAAGGCGCAGGCACTCGAGCTGGTTCGGGCCGTCCCGCGGACGCCGGGGCGGCAGGCCGTGTTCGAGGCGTACCTGGATCGCGAGGCCGACGGGCTGGTGGACTTCGCGACCTGGTGCGCACTGGTCGAGACGTACGGCGCGGACGCCGCCGACTGGCCCCCGGGGCTCAGCAGCCCGCACGACTGGGCGGTGGCCGCCGAGCGGACCCGGCTGGCCGACCGCATCGCGTTCCACTGCTGGATCCAATGGGTGCTGGACGAGCAACTCGCCACTGCCCAACGCGCCGCGATCACGGCCGGGATGCGGACCGGTGTGGTCCACGACCTGGCGGTCGGCGTGCACCCCGGTGGCGCGGACGCGTGGGCGTTGGGCGAGCTGCTCGCCCAGGGCATGTCGGTCGGCGCGCCGCCGGACATGTACAACCAGTTGGGGCAGAACTGGTCCCAGCCGCCGTGGCGGCCGGACGCGTTGGCCGAGGCCGGGTACGCGCCGTACCGGGACATGCTGCGCACGATCCTGCGCCATGCCGGCGGGATCCGCGTCGACCACGTCCTCGGGCTGTTCCGGTTGTGGTGGGTGCCGGCGGGGCAGCCGGCTTCGGCGGGTACGTACGTGCGGTACGACCACGACGCGCTGGTCGGGATCCTCGTCCTGGAAGCAGCACGCGCCGGTGCGTTCGTCGTCGGCGAGGACCTGGGCACCCTCGAGCCGTGGGTGCAGGACTACCTGGGCGATCGCGGGGTGCTCGGGACGTCGATCCTGTGGTTCGAGGCCGACGGCGAGGTGGTTCGGCCGCCGGCGACCTGGCGGCAGCGCTGCCTGGCCAGCATCACGGTGCACGATTTGCCGCCGACTGCGGGTTTCCTTGCCGGAGAACACGTCCGCATCCGGTCGGACCTCGGTCTGCTGACCCGGCCGGAGGCCGCCGAGCAGGCCGCGCACGCCGCGGACCTCGGGCGCTGGACCGAGCTGCTGGTCCGGCACGGCTGGCTGGCAGCCGACCGCGTCCACGACACCGACGAGGTCGTGCTCGCGCTGCATCGGGGACTGGCCAGCAGCCCGAGCCTGCTCTT